Genomic window (Hydrogenimonas cancrithermarum):
CACCATGGGGTCTGCCAGCAACGTTTCGACATCGAACCACCGGTACGCCTCGTGCTGCGCTTTCATCCCCTTGGGGACATCTTCGAGCGATATCTCGAAACCCATCACGATGTAGTGAGTCGAAAAGTCGTCGTTGAAGGCATTGTTGTCGTAAAAATGTTCATAGAGACCGAGAAATTTTGATTGACTGATATTATATTCTATGCCAAGTTCGTTTTCGCTTATGCGTTTAAATGCGTTGTCGATGGTTTCATCTTTGAAGATGCGGCCGCCGGGGACGAACCAGAGACCTTTGGCGGGTTCGTTTTTCCGCAGGCCCAGCAAAATCTCCCCTTTCCTATTTTTCACGACAAGGTCGATGGAAACGAGCGGAGCGAACCTGATGACGCATTCAAAATTGGATTTTTCTAAAAACATCGTATTCCTCTTTCATTCCTTTAAAAGATAATTAAATACCGTTCGTATTTTTAGTTTAACGATCATTTACAAATCTGTCTATTTGCCAAATAATAAATTAAATGAAGCTTTATTATAAAAAGATTATAATCACGCAATGCATTGAAAAAGGGAAAAATTAGTGATCATTCTTGGTGAAAAGTATATTCTTACCGAACTGGAAAGAAAGAGACTGGCGAAAAAATTTTCCAAAATCGAGTATATCAAATATCGTAACGGTGATGTAGAAGAGATTATCGGAAAGATTGAAAAAGCGTTAGATGGCAACGGGCCAAAGCTGATCGTTCTAAACACGAAAGCTCCGACCCCAAACAGGCTCATAGCTTACCTGACAAACCTGGAACTGAAAGGGGTTTCATTCGTTTCCATCGAACACTTTTTGGAAAGCTACCTTCATAAGTGTTTCATCTCCGAAGATCGTACCGATCTGACCTATCTCGAAAACATCAAACCCTACACTCCGTGGCAGTACTTCCAAAAAAGAGCCGTCGACTTTTTCGGGATCTTCTGGCTTTTTTTCTTCTCCTGGCCTTTCATGCTCTACTCGGCTTACCGCATAAAAAAAGAGTCGCCCGACGGCCCCATCTTTTTTAAACAGAAGCGCGTTGGGTTCGGTGGTAAAGAGTTCGAATGTATCAAATTTCGCAGCATGGTTCCCGATGCGGAAAAAGGGACGCCAAAGTTCGCCAGCAAAGACGACCCGAGGATTTTCGAGTGGGGAGCCGTCATGCGAAAGACCAGGCTCGATGAACTCCCGCAAATGTGGAATATTTTAAAAGGTGAAATGCACCTTATCGGCCCCAGGCCCGAACGAAAGTACTGGACCGATCAGTTTGAAAAGATCATCCCTTACTACAACGAACGGCACTTGGTAAAACCGGGAGTCACCGGTTGGGCACAGGTCATGTACCCTTATGGCTCCCATCACGAAGATGCCAAGCAGAAACTGATGTACGACCTTTACTACATCAAATATTGGAATATCATACTTGAATTAAAGATAGTTTGGATGACGGCGATGACGGTTATCGGTAAAAAGGGTATTTAAACACTTGTTTATGTTCGAAGTTTTGTATAGATGATTTTGACAAGTCGTTTTGGCAAAATTCTCGAAATAAAACGCAACGATACATTGCGGATAAATTCTCCTTTATCGATAAACCCCATGTTCAAGAGTTTTTTTTGAAACTCTATTTCACTTAAAGCATATTTCATACCACTTCGTCTTTCCAGCTGTCCGTATCCGGCTCTCATGTGAACGAGAGGTTCTTGAATATTGTAAAATTTTGCGCCATGAAGAATCATTTTACTCCAAAGGTAGTAATCTTCGAACCACATCATTTTTTGATATCCGCCGGCCTCGACAACCTTGCTCTTTCTGTACATTACAGCCGGATGGTTTAATGGATTTCTCTTTTTTGCAAAATGTCTTATTTCCTCGTCGCTTTCAGGCACTTTTCTGAAGGAAACGGTAGTACTTTCATCTTTGTCAAATTCAGCTACCCAGCTGCTGCAAATATCGATATCTTTCTTTTCAAAAACCGCCAGTTGTTCTTTGAAACGGTCGGAGGTTGAAATATCATCCGTATCCATTCTGGCGACGAGATCGTATTTGCATTGTTGAAGCCCGATATTCAACGCATCCCCTAGCCCGACATTCTCCTCCAGGGTGATTATGTCCAGCACACCCTTTAGCTTCTCTTTCCAGTAAGAGATCGCATCTTCCAGCTCCTGTGTCAATGGGCCGTCTTTGACCAAAACGATCTGGTTTGGTTTAATGCTTTGTTCATCCCATATGGACTGCATCGCACGATCGAAATATTCTGGTTTTTCTTTATGGTAAATTGATAATAATACGGATAAATTTAAATTCATCGTCAACCTTTTATTTCATTTAATTTGTAATAATATTTGCCCATGTAGTCGATTTTTCCAATCCATATAATGAAATCATAGAATTGATCATTGAAAAGCCAATAATAAAAAATTTTATTTTTTTCGAACCAATTGCATAAAGTTCAGCTAATAAAAAAGGGAAAAAAATAAAGAAAAAATGCATATATCGAGATGAAGCAGCGGGAGCAAAGAACAATAAAAGAGTTGAAATAAATAGTATAGAAACATTAACTATAAATAAGTTACTATAAATAATATTTTTTACAGGTGTGCTTTCAAACTTGAAGAAAGTAAAAACAATAATTATTGAACTCCCTAATGCTATAAATCCATACAAAACTCTTATTGCAGCCATTTTCTGTGTTGTTCGTGCATAAATTTCTAAAATTTCTAAAGTATTGTTTAAAAAATCTTTGAAAAAGAAAAAAAGAAAAAAAGAAAAAAAGAAAAAAAGAAAAAAAAGAATAAAAAATTTACCATTGATAATATTTTTTATTGTTTGATAGCTAACTAACATTAGAGCAGATGAAATTATATGAAATAAGCTGCTTAAATAAATGAATATTCGTGCGTCATAAACCAAGAAAAGTAAAAAAATAAATGTAAAATATCCTTGCCTCCATATATTAAAAAATAATCCCCAAAAAGATGCTGAAGTTACTTCAAGTATTAAAAGAAAAATAAAAAAACTGCTTTTCCGATATTTTAATATTGAAATAACAAAAATAAAATATAAGAATATAACAAATAGAAATGATAAAATATAAAAATCTGAAGAAATTTTATTTAGAAAAAATGATAAAAATATAAAAAATATATCACTAGACCATCTTTCAGATGCGACGAAAGCATCATGTAATGTTTTTGAATTAATAGTCGCTTCAACGTAGTAAATAGGATCAATTAAATGTTGATAATTTACTTCTAAAGTAAATAAAATAAAAAATATACTGAATAATAGACATACTGTAATATTAAATATTATAATAAAATTTTTATTTGCAATCATAATTTTAAATTATTTTTTTTTCTTTCATACTCTATTGTTGCAACAGCAGATAAAAATTCAAATATTGACATATAGCACGCAACAATAAAACCAGCACGACCTTCTAAAATACCACCTCTGAAGACATATAAATAAATAAATCTTAAAAAAGGCCTTAACAGCCCTAATTTTGCAACGATACGTTTTGTTTTTCCCATTGCGCCAACTTTTTCAAAATACTCACTTTGCTCACCATCTAAAAATTTTGCAGTAACTTCTCCAATAAAATCTGCATATCTAGCTTGTTTTTCAACAAATCTTTTCATGCCATTGGAATTAAAATAATGATCTAGAACCGCTCCTTTGCATTTTTTACGATTTTTAGAATTTACATATTCTCCAACTGCAGCAGAAAATCTAACGTTTTTTTTGACAACCCTATCATGCCAATTTGGATACCCCATAGATTTTATTTTTTTGCCGTGGAGGTTATACAATAAGGGTATCATTATGACATCCGCATCAATATTTGAGTGCAAACATTTTAATAATTCTTCTTTAAATCCAGAAATAGGTTCTTCGTCAGCATCAATAAATAGTAACCAATTAGCTTTTGTAACTATATTTTCAATGGTCCAATTTCTTTGAAGTGCTGCGGAGTATTTATTCTCCTGTATAAATGTGTATGTTTGAGCTCCTAGTTTTGTTGCCAGTTCTAACGTTTTATCAGTGCTACCAGAATCTATTACGTGTATTTCCTCAAATCCTTCTTCTTTACAGGCCTTTATACATGAACTTATATTGTTTTCTTCATTTAATGTTAAGATACAGACAGCTATTTCCATTTTTTATTTTCCTCCTTGATAATCATTAAATAATTAATAATCCCTCCTGTCAGAATGGGTACGGTTATAGCCAAAAGCAATTGCTCTGGCCGAAAATTAAGTAAAAATGCTATTAGAATGACTAAAATTAAAAATAAAATTCTAGTTATTTCCTGAACTAGCATATCAATTTTTACATCAAATTTTATTCTAGTAAATACAAATGATGATGTATAAAAGCCTTTTGCTAAAATATATATGAATATATAACCAAATCCTACGTTAAAACCTTTTTTTATGAAAAATTCGGCATATTTCGAATGCAAAAATAACTCAAGAACAATGGATTCAAAAAAACATATAATTGTAACTATAAGCAATATTGCCTTAATATCAGAAATATAATCTTTTGAATAAAAAATTCTGTTAATAGCTAATTGATTTACGGAAGAAGGAAGGCTGACGATATATAACAACAAGGCAAACTCGGCTACATAAGAGGTTGAGAAAAGCATATATAAAATTGGTAACAAGAGCAGTGTATTTGCTTGTGAGAGAAAAAAAGATAATTTAGTTCTTGTTAGATTTTTTATTTTATTTTTATTTAATTGTATTTTAGGAAAAGGAATCAAAAAAAATACTATTGTTGTCATTATTCCATAAGTGAAAAATATTGATAATTTTATATCAAAGTCATATAATGATAGGATCATTAATATTACAAGAACGAAAAGATGTGAGGATTCAGATAATATTAAATTTTTCAATGTTTTATGAATTAAAGATGAATAGGATAAATATTCGTATGTTGTTAAAAAACAAGTAACGATAATTAGTTCAATGAAATAATTTTGATAATATAAAATATATAGAAGAAAACCTAAACTTATTGTGATACTGAATTTATCTAATAAAATAATATTATTATTTTTATAATATTTTGGATAAAGCCTAGGAAATCCACCAAGAAGTTGTGATGCTATCAACATAGCCATACTCCAAACTACTACGATAAAGGCATAATCCGAGTCATCTAAAATCGTAGATAGTTTGAGCCTAATAAAACTGAATGATATAGAAAATAAAAAACTTATAGCAAAAAACTTCATTAGTTTGATTTTAAGAAAATTGAAGGAGATACTCTGTCAAGTTTTTCTGTAAAAGGTAGTTTGTACCAGCTTTTTTCATATATCTCAGCAAGTAAGGCTCCATGGTACCTTTCTGTAACAACAAATTTGGAACATGGGAGAATCGATAATAAATTTTCAATGTCTTCATTACAAGAGTAATTTATTATATCACATTTAATATTGGGTTCGAGTATTTGTCTTATTTGATTTGCCCTCAATATATCTTCGTTACCTTGACAAAATAAAATTCCTTTTTGTGTTTTTTTAAAAATATTATTATTTATAATAAAATCTTTTGTGATTTGTAAAGAATACTTATTTTTTTTTGCGGCTGGTTGGGAAATGAACCAAATAAAAAATTCTTTTTCTGAACATTTTAAATAAGTATTGTATTGTTTTAACAAAGCAGTTTTAGATCTTATAACCCTATCTGGTTGCATAGTAATATTTTTTTCAATTTTCAAATAAAAAAAACAATATCTTAAATATCTGTAAGAAAAATTGTCTCTTAGGCTAATGTGATCTGCTAAAAGAAACGTTTTTATAATAATTTTTCGCAATCTTTTATCTATTTCTAAATCCAATCCAATTGAATCAATAATGTTTGTTTTACCAATCTTTTTTCTAAAAAGAAATAACATGTATATAAAAATTATTTTAAAAATAGATTTTTTTCGTTCATATGAAAAAATATTTCCCCCAGTTGTAACTAAATCATCAGCTAGAAACATATATATTAGTTTTCTTAATCCATTTAAAGATTTTACTCCTTGAAAAGGATACAAAAGTTTACCTGTATATATTTTGTTATAAAAAGACTTCTTCTCAATAAGAAAACTTTTTGCCATTAAGTCATCACCTATGTTTCCTAGTCCATGATAACCTAATAAAAAGCAATCTTTCATATAAATTCCTTAATAGATGTAATGCGTATTTTTTTATTTTTGGATATATTTATGTATTTACTAATATTTTTGATATTTGAGTATTTTCTATACGAATTTCTTTTATAGCTTATAACATGGTTATTAGTATGCAGTACTTTTCGACCGTATGTTTATTAATGTACTTAATGGTACTTTTATGAGATTCTGGCTTTTGTTTTATTAAGAAACAAATTTAGTAGTATTCCGTTGGAAAGGCCGACGTAACCGGTTCTTGCAATAGCGATTTTCATTATTTTCTTTTCCTTGGATTTTTGAAGCGTAACTTTAGATGGAATATTTTTCTTTTAAAGATTAAACGAATTTTATCCAATATGTCATAAAGAGGAGTTAAAAAAAGATAATATGAATATGCTTGAATATCAAAATCTCCTCTTGATTTCAAGTTCTTAAATTTCTTTTCCCTTATACCAATTATATATTTTTTTAATACCTTTATCAAGTTCGATTTTATGCTTCCATCCAAGACTATGCAGCTTCGACGGGTCAGTCAGCTTTTTCATCGTACCGTCAGGTTTTTCTGTGTTGAAAACGAACTCTCCTTGGAAGCCTACAATCTCTTTGATGAGATGAGCGAGATCTTTGATGGAGATATCTTTGCCTGTACCGATGTTTATATGAGTGTTTCGAACTTCGTTCGAAAACTCATTAATTTTGAATTTTGAATGTTGAATGTTGAATTGCTCTTTTACTATATCTTCGAAATCGATCTTTTCCATGAGAAAGACGCAGGCGTCGGCCATGTCTTCGCTCCAGAGGAATTCTCGCATCGGTTTGCCGGAGCCCCAAATTTCGATCCTGACGGAGTCAGGATCAATTTTGAACGTTGAATTTTGAATGTTGAATGAAATGCCGTATTTATTGAGAATCGATTTTATTTCATCTTCGCTTGCTTCGCCGGTGACGCCTTCGATGGGGAGGTTGTTCAGGTCTTTTCGTATGGTTTCCCAGTCGTTTTCTTCGAGGGCTTTGCCGAGGTGGATCTTTCGGATGAGTGCCGGCAAGACGTGGCTCTTTTCCAGGTCGAAGTTGTCGTTGGGGCCGTAGAGGTTGGTGGGCATGACGGAGATGTAGTTGGTGCCGTACTGGAGGTTGTAACTTTCGCACATCTTGATGCCGGCGATCTTGGCGATGGCGTAGGGTTCGTTCGTATACTCTAGCTCACCGGTGAGCAGGTACTCCTCTTTCATCGGCTGCGGGCAGTTTTTGGGGTAGATGCAGGTGGAGCCGAGAAACATCAACTTTTTGACGCCGTTCAGGTAGCTTTGATGGATGACGTTGTTCTGAATTTGGAGATTTTGGTAGATGAAGTCGGCGCGGTAGGTGTTGTTCGCCACGATGCCGCCCACTTTGGCTGCCGCCAGAAATACGAACTCCGGTCGCTCTTTTTCGAAAAACTCTTTGACGGCGATGGGGTCCATGAGGTCGAGCTTTGTCCAGTTTATGATGGGTTTATTGGCATATTGGTTATTGGTTATTGGGGGGCGGTTGTGGTAGTTGGCGACGATGTTGGTGTAGCCTTTTTCCAGTAGGTTTTTGACGATGGCGCTGCCAACCAGCCCTGTGCCGCCGGCGACGAAGATTTTGCTCTCTTTGGTCATTGGTGTATTGATGTATTGGTTATTGGCCATTTTGTACCTTTTTTTTAATGCTTTCAATGAAGTTATTGAGTTTTTTACCCAATAGGTTGATATCATCCATCATTTTTTCATATCGGGCTTTTTCCATCAGGTTTCTGTTTGCAAGCAGATAAAGCCAATGTTTCGATTCCCAAAGAGAACCTCTGGCATAGTAGTAAAACTTCATGCTGTCTTTGTAATGAAACCTTCCGTAGCCTTCGGCGATGTTCGCACCGATCGAATCGATAGAGCGCACCGACTGATCTCCAATGCCAAACTGTAACTGTTTTGGAAGTTTTTCGTAAACGAGCCAAATCTCACCGCTGAGTTTCAAAGCCAGTCGATACACTTCAAGTTTTCCAAGTTCCATCGTTCATCTCCCAATACACCAATAACCGATAACCATCAATCACTCAAAGTAGTTCATAATCGTATGGCCGCCGGCGGTGAAAAATTTTCACCAGTTCAGCTTTCTGCTTGCTGTTGAATGTTAAGTGCTGAATTTTTTTCCATTTTACTTTTCCTGGCGATGGGCATTTTGGCTATGAAATCGTTATCCATTCAAAATTCAAAATTTATCATTATGTCGAAACGATGCAAGTACTTTTCGACTAAAAGGTCCTGTACTCTTCGCCGAAGAGACCGTTCGTTTCGATATGTCGGTTGTACGCTTCTATGGCAGATTGGTCGCTTTTGAGCCACTCCTTTCGGCGCTTCTCTTTTTGGGTATCCGATAGATGGGAGATGGATGCAGTTTCACAATGCGTGTTTGTCGACGACGCTTCGAGCGTAATCGTCGTGATGCGCATCATACCGCTCTCCTTGTTCGGTGTAATACCATATTTTATCATATTTTCATTCGAACGAAACGCTTTTTCGTTTGGCCATGCCATCATAAATGTTTCTCGGATTCAGTAGATCTCTTTTCTATGTCCGATGCGGACGATGAGGATAAGTACTTTCGCTTCTATGATTTGGAAGACGATCCGGTACTCCCGCACGCGAAGTCTGAATTTTCCGGCAAATTTTCCTTTCAGCGGTTTGATATTGTTTTTTAACCGTTCAGGGTTTTCCGCCAGTAAAATCATTTTCGCTTTCAACTGTTTTTGGACGGTGAAATCCAACTGTTTCAGCTCTTTTTGGGCTGCGGGGAGAAACTCGATGGTGTACATCTACAGACCGAGTTCTTTCCAAACCTCTTCGGCAGGCGTGGTGCGTACTTTTCCCTCCTCCAGCTCTTTGAGACGTTTGTCGGCCACTTTTTCGTCGAGAAGATCGAAATAGTGGGTCAACGCTTTTTCGATGAGATGACTTTTTTTCTCTCCAAGCTCCAGAGCCAGGGTGTTCAACTCTTCCGCAACGTTTGTATCGAGGGTAATGCTCATTTTTTTTACGTTAATGTATCGGTTCATTTGTCCATCCTTTTATATGGACAATTGTACCATATAATTGTCACTCATCGAGCTGTTCCATTCAAAATTCAAAATTTAACATTTAACATTCGATCATGAATCACTCGAAGTAATTCATGATCGTATAGCCGCCGTTTTTGAGGTACTCGTCCTTTTTCATCAGCTTCAGGTCGCTTTCCATCATCTCGTCGACCAGATCGTTAAGGGTGTGTTCTGGTACCCAGCCCAGTTTCTCTTTCGCTTTGGTCGGGTCGCCGATGAGCAGGTCGACTTCGGTCGGGCGGAAGTAGCGCGGGTCGACGGCGACGATTTCTCGCCCGAGTAAATTTTGAATGTTGAATGTTGAATTTTGAATCACTTCGTTGGCGCGTTTCATGTCGATGTTTTCGACGAAACCGACTTCTTCGACACCGGTGCCTTTGAATGCGAGTTCAATGCCAAGATAGCCGAATGCCATTTTGACGAAGTCGCGGACGGAGGTGGTCGTTCCGGTAGCGATGACCCAGTCTTCCGGTTCGTTGGCCTGTAAAATCATCCACATCATGCGGACATAGTCTTTGGCGTGGCCCCAGTCGCGTTTGGCGTCGAGGT
Coding sequences:
- a CDS encoding GDP-mannose mannosyl hydrolase, with protein sequence MFLEKSNFECVIRFAPLVSIDLVVKNRKGEILLGLRKNEPAKGLWFVPGGRIFKDETIDNAFKRISENELGIEYNISQSKFLGLYEHFYDNNAFNDDFSTHYIVMGFEISLEDVPKGMKAQHEAYRWFDVETLLADPMVHRYTKNYFLDGKGIR
- a CDS encoding sugar transferase, coding for MIILGEKYILTELERKRLAKKFSKIEYIKYRNGDVEEIIGKIEKALDGNGPKLIVLNTKAPTPNRLIAYLTNLELKGVSFVSIEHFLESYLHKCFISEDRTDLTYLENIKPYTPWQYFQKRAVDFFGIFWLFFFSWPFMLYSAYRIKKESPDGPIFFKQKRVGFGGKEFECIKFRSMVPDAEKGTPKFASKDDPRIFEWGAVMRKTRLDELPQMWNILKGEMHLIGPRPERKYWTDQFEKIIPYYNERHLVKPGVTGWAQVMYPYGSHHEDAKQKLMYDLYYIKYWNIILELKIVWMTAMTVIGKKGI
- a CDS encoding glycosyltransferase → MNLNLSVLLSIYHKEKPEYFDRAMQSIWDEQSIKPNQIVLVKDGPLTQELEDAISYWKEKLKGVLDIITLEENVGLGDALNIGLQQCKYDLVARMDTDDISTSDRFKEQLAVFEKKDIDICSSWVAEFDKDESTTVSFRKVPESDEEIRHFAKKRNPLNHPAVMYRKSKVVEAGGYQKMMWFEDYYLWSKMILHGAKFYNIQEPLVHMRAGYGQLERRSGMKYALSEIEFQKKLLNMGFIDKGEFIRNVSLRFISRILPKRLVKIIYTKLRT
- a CDS encoding glycosyltransferase family 2 protein yields the protein MEIAVCILTLNEENNISSCIKACKEEGFEEIHVIDSGSTDKTLELATKLGAQTYTFIQENKYSAALQRNWTIENIVTKANWLLFIDADEEPISGFKEELLKCLHSNIDADVIMIPLLYNLHGKKIKSMGYPNWHDRVVKKNVRFSAAVGEYVNSKNRKKCKGAVLDHYFNSNGMKRFVEKQARYADFIGEVTAKFLDGEQSEYFEKVGAMGKTKRIVAKLGLLRPFLRFIYLYVFRGGILEGRAGFIVACYMSIFEFLSAVATIEYERKKNNLKL
- a CDS encoding polysaccharide pyruvyl transferase family protein produces the protein MKDCFLLGYHGLGNIGDDLMAKSFLIEKKSFYNKIYTGKLLYPFQGVKSLNGLRKLIYMFLADDLVTTGGNIFSYERKKSIFKIIFIYMLFLFRKKIGKTNIIDSIGLDLEIDKRLRKIIIKTFLLADHISLRDNFSYRYLRYCFFYLKIEKNITMQPDRVIRSKTALLKQYNTYLKCSEKEFFIWFISQPAAKKNKYSLQITKDFIINNNIFKKTQKGILFCQGNEDILRANQIRQILEPNIKCDIINYSCNEDIENLLSILPCSKFVVTERYHGALLAEIYEKSWYKLPFTEKLDRVSPSIFLKSN
- a CDS encoding GDP-L-fucose synthase family protein, with translation MTKESKIFVAGGTGLVGSAIVKNLLEKGYTNIVANYHNRPPITNNQYANKPIINWTKLDLMDPIAVKEFFEKERPEFVFLAAAKVGGIVANNTYRADFIYQNLQIQNNVIHQSYLNGVKKLMFLGSTCIYPKNCPQPMKEEYLLTGELEYTNEPYAIAKIAGIKMCESYNLQYGTNYISVMPTNLYGPNDNFDLEKSHVLPALIRKIHLGKALEENDWETIRKDLNNLPIEGVTGEASEDEIKSILNKYGISFNIQNSTFKIDPDSVRIEIWGSGKPMREFLWSEDMADACVFLMEKIDFEDIVKEQFNIQHSKFKINEFSNEVRNTHINIGTGKDISIKDLAHLIKEIVGFQGEFVFNTEKPDGTMKKLTDPSKLHSLGWKHKIELDKGIKKIYNWYKGKEI
- a CDS encoding four helix bundle protein gives rise to the protein MELGKLEVYRLALKLSGEIWLVYEKLPKQLQFGIGDQSVRSIDSIGANIAEGYGRFHYKDSMKFYYYARGSLWESKHWLYLLANRNLMEKARYEKMMDDINLLGKKLNNFIESIKKKVQNGQ
- a CDS encoding type II toxin-antitoxin system CcdA family antitoxin: MMAWPNEKAFRSNENMIKYGITPNKESGMMRITTITLEASSTNTHCETASISHLSDTQKEKRRKEWLKSDQSAIEAYNRHIETNGLFGEEYRTF
- a CDS encoding type II toxin-antitoxin system RelE family toxin, encoding MYTIEFLPAAQKELKQLDFTVQKQLKAKMILLAENPERLKNNIKPLKGKFAGKFRLRVREYRIVFQIIEAKVLILIVRIGHRKEIY
- the relB gene encoding type II toxin-antitoxin system RelB family antitoxin, which encodes MNRYINVKKMSITLDTNVAEELNTLALELGEKKSHLIEKALTHYFDLLDEKVADKRLKELEEGKVRTTPAEEVWKELGL